Sequence from the Thunnus maccoyii chromosome 11, fThuMac1.1, whole genome shotgun sequence genome:
GGGGAATGCATTATTTATAGTAcaagaaataaatcaatattaacatttaaagaaGTGACAGTAACTGTGGATCCTGACCTTGATGAAGACTGCCAGGCTGTGGTTGGCGTTCCTGGCGGCATCCAAGTTGTCTTTGTATTTCTGAGTGATGTGTGGCATCATCATGTTGACCAGAGTCTCCACGGTGTGATGGAAGGACGCTGAGAAACGCTGATTCCTGGACAGCTGAAGGGGACATTTAGGATGTTGGTACAAATGTAGCAACATAATGCATCccattttaaaggataagtcaatttcttattgtcaaaaatccctgaaaagaccaaaaccattaATTAACTGATCCTACAAAGAGGTATAGTCTCTGTGGTCAAAGCCTGATACagcttatttttctgtgtcatagagctccattattgtccaaaaagtattaaaaaacacatcaatgtgcCACACTGTTGCATTCATGAACCCCACAAACACTGTCCTGTTGccataaatacataatatagagcaccaaatgtgtattaatctgcagatgaaagTAGTCCTCAACAAATGGACTACTCCTCTTTGGATagtgtttgctaaaaactacagtgcccagctcatgttttttgaaaataaaaatatgtatttattacctacttttaaatatttaagtcttaaaaacctgcattaactgattttttttagccacttgggggcagtggaaacaagttgtgaacacaacactgacatgtcaTCACCTTTtagttgatatggtgaacttgttggcaaacagttgcttatttacacatccagcagttatggagcaacattatcattgaTTTGgggtcatgtttctgtccacctggtgaatccAAGTCAAACATTTGCTCTCTGTTAGCTCTTTTTTTAAGCTTTATAAACTTCtgggggaaatatctggctttttagctgctTAACAGTACAGTTCAgtaggtttttagagctttttcactgaaaacagctgcacgCTGCTGCCAAAAACACTATGAGGGCAGAGAGAGTGAATCAAAGCAGTAAGACAAtactaaacaatgagctgaaactcactataaagctgcagagttggtTGATAATCAGTTTTGTAATTGTTGGTTCATCACCACATGCGacacctctgacattacacattgtcatttgatacattggtATAATAAAAATAGATGATAGCAGCTTGTAGGAATGATTGGGCTTGGGGCTGTGTGTCACAGACAGGGTAAGGAAGTTGGAAAATATagatggactaacacattgttggttttggtgttttcacaAGATTTGTGGtcaataacaaaaaatgtaGAGTAATGTCAGCCTCATCTTTCACTGATACGTCACAGAGCAGGGTTGCTCTGTTCTCAGACTGTTATGACCAACTCTTGTAGATCTTGCTTCCAGATTATGCCAGTGGAGGTTAAACACAGGGATGTGGTTGGTTATGGGGTATGAACAAATGCAGTCAATTAAACTGCACAGCAGTGTAGGACAGACTGTGGATACATGATACTTTGACTGTGGTACTGTGGCTGTCCACAAGACTTGGCATGTTGTAAACTACAGTGAAGAACCGAAGCTGTAATAAAGCAGACACAAGCAGACACCTCTGAGTGTAATGTTGAGGCAGACTTACCCTCACTTTACAGCTTTCAATCAAGTACTGAGCCATGGACTTGACTAAGGCTTCAAAGAAATACCAGGAGTACTGCAGGGCAAACAGACATCAATCAGAGAACAATAAAGAGGAAATTCGTGTAAGATATAATTATACACTGTATAGTCCttcaaaaaagtacaaatatgtAACCTTGAGTAGCTTGTTACTCGTGAGAAAATCAGTGGAAGGCTTCAGGATCGCAGTCATGGTTTTAGCCAACTCTTCATGCACTGTTCGGGTGGTGGAGGATGTGTATGGCTCAGTCTTGAATACAAACTGTATCAGAGAGCCATGTCAATCCTCCAGTACAAACATCAAATACAGACAGTCGGTTGTGATATGCGGCATGGGAATTTTACCTTCACATATGATCTCAGGTAGTGCTCCAATCCCTCCTCATGGCACTGGGCAACAATGTGGATCATGACTCTAAAGTGCAAAcaatggaaaaggaaaagatgtgTGAGGAAATGGATCTGAGCAGGGCTGAGGCAGCTGGAGGCTTCATTTATTGACACATACATTTCAGTGCTAATAGTCCTTTACAAGTTAAATTTTTaataagttcacattttttcaagtctatcttaatgTTGAAAGTGTTAttggttgctgtaatcattcctcctgtccatactggccatGAAGACATCCCTTCCTAAAGCAATTCCAATGTATGAGATGGGGGGGATCTTATAAAAGTTAagctttttagtacaaaatttcCTTCTTGGCTTACAGTACTAttctccactgcagctcagcaaggaaacaacgtgtggggaaacacaaagaggagaCTTTGCaataaaaagactaactttggaagatacccaCTGGACTTGTCTAACACAATCTGCTAAAGCCTTATATTAGCTTCAGGTGGACAATGGATTTTGCCCCTTACATTGTACACATTACATTGCATTATGAATGGATTTCTTCACATCCAATACAGAGAAGACTAATTATAGAGAATCCAAAACTCATTTCTTGTGGGCAGTCCTTGAAAATCTTCTCACTTTGATTTCATGGTACACATCAAAAGCTTTCTATACATTTCTATTGTACACATAAACAATGAAAGTTTGATATTTCCAATCCTGCTGGTGTCCAGTCAAAGAAGGTGTCAGGAATGCTTGCCTGGTGACGTTGACTGCCACGTCCTCTTGGGTGACACTGGTTAGCACCCTAAACAGCTGATTCAGGGTGGTGGGCAGGAACTTGATCATCACATGACTCTCCATGGCATGCAGACTCTGACAGAACAATCAAAGAAGTATATTTGGGTTGAGTTCAATTGCATAACTCTTCATACATACTAAGGGgaattctcaaaaaaaaaacaatgtggtCGTCTTCCTTCCCCACTTTAACAAAGAGCACAGAAGGCTAATGCTCATGCAGAATAATGTGTGAGGAACCTAATCcaataacaacaacaggagAACATGAGTGAACAACCCTGTGCTAATCAGCCACACCTTATGCCTCAGTGCCTGGAACATGGCAGAGTTTGGGTACTGGTGCATCTCTGCCTGTGCACAGGAAACTAACACAAACCCTGCCAAGTCATTTGGCGAGCTGCCATTCGGCATGGCTGACCTGCTGTTTGACCCTCTGGCTATTGTTTGTGTGCACTGCTGTGTTTACATTAGACCCCAAGAGATGCATTGGTCCAAGTGTTGCTTTCCATGTCAATGTCCACCAGGGGAGATGTGAACTGAGATTCCCATGGACTAGAATAAGAGAGCGAGTAGGGGGAAGAGTGATAATTGAACTACCAGcactacagaaaaaaacagctagACAGACATACGGACACAACGAACACAACGAACACTTTAGGAAAAGAAGCGTCAGCGAGGGGCTGACGTGTGGCAGATAACGTTGAACAGATTTACtggtatcaataaaatctttGGCGACAAATAAATTCTTTATAAACGGTGAAGCACAAATTGTCATGAAATATGTGCGGTTGGGAAGCTACAGCACAAAATAGAAGATCAAAACACATTAATCTCCATGTGATTCACCACAAATCAAGTGTGACTCTCTGTGGTTTCATGGCGAGTATGAGTTAGATCATAAGTTGATACAGAGAggcaaaagtgtaaaaacacatctgatcTTTCCCCTCAGTTaacaaaaaaattgtaaaaaatgtcaTCCTGTTCAGACATAATTCCCAATCCTCTATTTATGTACAGTTATTTATGTAGAGCATGTGCACACAGTTTTACAGCATAAGCCAGAAATGAAGAAGTATGTCAACACTGTGGATTATGGGTTAAATACAACTCAGTGTAAGATTAACAGTCTCTTTCTGGCATGCGTTGCCAATTCTAATCAATAAATTATCCTAGAAATGAACAATATCAAGCAAATGAATATTATtccaataaaaaaatagaaaaagagcaTTTTTAGTGTTTACCGGGATGTGTATCAGCTATTAGAAATTCTAGTTAACTGTATCAGTATCTCTACTCTAAAAATCcttcatgtttttatactttACCTTCAGGTATTTGACCAGTTCTCCTCCTGATACCTGGGCTGCAGATGCTGTGCTCTGACAGTGATGAAAGAAATTGTGCAAATGTTGAtcctgaaacacaaagaaggtCAGATTGCAGGAGATATTCTATGAAGCTTTGTTGTAAGGAAATCACAGCAGAAGTTCagacattacattaaaaaaatgtcataagATGCAGATAAATCAGGTGTCTAACCAGACTCACAGTttgctaaaaaaagaaaaaaactaaccTGAGTGTAGACAGTGGACACAAGGTGAGCAGACACCTTGAATAAAGGCTTTCCTCCATCCACCCATTTGACCTCAGGACCTGAATgctgcaataaataaaacaatcctTTGCTCAATAACTAATAGTATTCTGCAGTATTCCATACCATTATGTAAATAGACAACTGCAGTAGATTTTCATATTCCACTAATAGAGACACATTTTTGATATTGTAGCTTGTGGCTTGGCATCTCCAATAGTATGAATATAAATCAGCTTTGCAGACATGAAAGGCTGAAAAAGAAAGTACAGCACTTGAACTCTGAGTAGGTGAGGTGAATGAGGTTGTGCTCTACCTTGCTGGCACCCTCCTGACAGCTGAGGTATCCAGCCGGCAGGTTGGCAGCCACAGGGATTTGAATCTCATTTATGATCACCCGGCCATCCTTCAGCAAGGGGAGCCAGGCGTAACCCACTGAGAGCAGAGGCAGAACAGAAGATACTCAGCTAGCAGCCTCACACTTCATGCCagtaacaacaataacacatgGAAGATCTCAAAACAGCAAATACAGATACTGTAATTTTAACAAAATCATTGTTCTGCAGATTcagtttttgcagtgtgttACCTTGCATCTCAACCAGGTCTCTCTTTTTTGTGCTGGCCTTGCTGTTGCTGTCACAGCTGACATGGTAGAAAGTGAAGAGCAAATGGTGCTTCTCATGGAGCTGTGTTGGAAGCTCAATCTTAAACTAAGGCATAAGAGCACAAATAAGTATTTAATCATTGACTAATTCATACATTTGTTACTGACTCATATGTGCGGTTCTCATTGCTGAGGCTTTTGAAGAAATTTGTCTTACCTCATCGTAGAATTCGGGGTTGTGCTGGTGATGTAACACTGCAGCAAAGGCATTTTTGGTAAACAAGGGTCCTCCAGGTCGGCCATAGATGCACTGCGGAATGATAACAATAGCTGGTTAGTTCCTGTGACAGGTGGGGCTGTCCTTTGGGGATTCGGAAGCACTTCCAGGAAACATTTGAGTTTACCTTCAGCGAAACAGCCTCTTCCTCGTCTGAGTCCTTAAACTCAATGCAGACAGCTATGTTTCTagcctgcagacagacacaacGAGCAAAATTAATCCAGTTAGCCACACAATGAGAGAAACAAGGGGTCTCTACTTAAACAAGTTGGCGTAGAATCTGTCTAGTTACGATATTTCAATttcataatttcataatttCTGCTACCGCGCCAATAAACCAGAATGTATGGTAAAAGTTGGTGATACCTTTGCAAATGACTTCTGGCTGTCATACTTCAAGTGCTTCGGGTAGATGTAGAGGTGATTGTTGTAGATTGTGAAAGGCTGAGAACATTTGGCTATGCACGGCACAAACTCCTCCACTTCAAAGAAGATGTTGGTCTTCTCGCTCACATCGAACTGCTTCACAGGAATGTAGGATGAGGTAACACAATCTATATACAGAAGCAGGAGGGAGGGGAACCAAAATAAACAGCCCGGCAGACAATGTGACCCATCTGGTCTGCGCAGGAAAAGATTTCGTTTCTCATGTTGGACGCATGGAGTGAATTTAGAGGGCTTACTTGTCAAGTCAGGAGCTACATTGTCAATGGTAACATCGAGGTTTCCTAGGATTACAGGCAGCTTGGCCATCTTCTCTGGCCTGAGGAAAGGAAAATAAACTCGAGTTAAGTCTTTGCTATCATCAACCATAAATTGAATATAAAAACAGGCGGGCAGCTGAGAattgaaaagaaacaaatggtATATTATCACATTTACagatgttattattttattatattattttcaatTGTAACCCGCATTTTCCAAAGTACAAACTATAGGCACATATTTTCCTTTCCAGTGCATCTGTGAAATTACTCAGATACATTTATAATACTCAGAGAAGCATTACTAACTTTCTGAAGTCAGCCAGCAGTTTGAGCATGTCGTCATTGGACAGCTTGTTGCTGTCCTGTCTGTACAGAGCCGAGAAACGAGCACTTTTGTCAAGCGTCCCTGAAGCATCTTTGAACAGTGGCCTGCAACGGAGAAAAGTAGAGTCAGGAACATTTCTCTtgtcctgcacacacacctacaagtgtgtttgtatgagcaAAAGTACTTGAATGTTGATGTTTCATTTGACAAAGGAAGAATATCTACGGTCTacaggctgcaactaataacaattattttgtcaattcttttttcatttctcatttttcttatttttcgtAAGATGTTAGAAATTAGTAAAACATGCCCATCACAGTTTCTTAGAGCCCAAGGAGATGTCTTcaattgctttttttgtctaGCCAACACTTAAAAACCCAAAAGTATTAAATGAATGctcaaatgaaacagaaaagcagcaaattttaacatttgagaaactggaaccagtcAAATTCTTTGCATTTTAGCTTGATAATTGACTTAAACAATCATCTGATTATCAAAACTGTTAGCGATTAACTTACTGTCAATAAACTAATCAATTGTTTTCTGAAAGACCGCAACATATACTGTAGCCCTAGTAGAAAGTAAACATATGTTTCTGGTGAAAAACTGGGCGTAACTCTGattacatacagacagaaaataaacattcaaatcTTCTTTATCAAAAGAGATAAAGTACCTCGCTGCCCAGGCAAAAGGCATCCTGTACTGGCCTAACCGGTTACAAGCCAGCTTGGCATTTTTCAGGACCTTCTGTGCCACCTGGTGGAAAACAGGAACAGTGATTTGCATTTCACCACTTGCAGCACTGTAACATATTCAGCATGCTGCCAGTCTCaacacaagacacacaaaagtcttgataacacacacacaaacacactctttcTTCAACCATGtgcaaatacatttcacatttttctcctCGCCTGAATCACATTACTGCCCACCACGGTCCCTTCAGGGTGCACAACCACAGTTGTTCAGCCAAAGTCAATGCTTGTGCTGAGTGTCTGTGTGACGGGTCAGTACTTAAAACAGGGATGATTATCTGTGCATAATGTGGGATGATCTGGTGGAATCTGCTGAGTGTGGGCTTACACACTGCCTTGTGAGGAGGCTGGTGAGAAGTTCGTGTGTGGGTCAGTACCTTGGTGGAGTCTGAACTCTTCATGTATGGCTCGGCACAGTGGTTGATTCCTCCCTGAAGCACCTTCTCAATGCGAGCCACCAGGAAGATATCTGGGTGGGGGCATGTTACTGAGAACACTCCCTGTACGATGGGAGTGATGATGGATATGTTAGAACAGATCGAAAATGTATTAGTAgatttaaatatgaaactaaagccacattttctactgttttgtattattaagttttctttattttcacctGTCTGGGGTACTGCAAGGCTGTTTCTGGCACGCCGTGGACCAATCGTTGCCCCTCAGAATGGACGTCCCCACCACCGTTAATATACTGACTGTTGTTACTGGGCACCATGCCCCTGACAGACGGGTGGTTGAGGTCAACGTGGAAGTCAGAGGAGATCTTTCTGCCATTTTGGATGTCGAACAGTGACAGGGTGACATAAAATGGTTCCACCTGGAGAAGGAGCAGAGTAATAATTCTGTATTAAACACATGCTGATGCTTATTTacagttttgcatttttctttcatattttatcaACCAGTCTGCATAATCAGGATACAGTGGTTACGGTGTGACGCACTGCTGGTAGCTATTTCAATAAAATTTCAGTGGAGGGAGCTGGATGTGCGTGTCAGGTCAGTGTCTCTTTGGAGAGTCTTTAACAGACAGTTTCTGCTGGGAGGGACAGCAGGACATCAGACTCCATTATACAGATTGTTTGCCATTATTGTGCCTGTAGTCTGGTTGCTATGCCAACAGAAGACCTTCAGTGGATCAAATAATGAGTCCATCCGGCCGCTATAACAAACCATCTCATCCGTCTTTAGTCAGGCGGATAAtgatatttctgtcatttagtgCCTATTGTGGCTAGAAAAAGATCAGTCTTACGTTTGTTGTTGGTCCTTCTTCGTTCTCGGCCACACAGCTTTGCAGATTAAATGAGAGGTCGTTGCAGTTTACCATGACGCGCTTGCCGAACTTCTCCTCAAACTGCTTCACATCCGGTTCTATTCCTGAGAAATCTAGTTTCTAAAGACAATACAAAGGAAGCTATTACATTTCATTAAGGAGTGTTATGTTGGATCTTATTACCACATGGGAATAAGTGAACTTCAACGCGCTTTACACTCAGTTACCTGTGTGTCAGGGTCAAGGGTGAACAGCTTCAATCTGGTCTCGTTCCTCATCCTGGATTCGATATCTCTTGTGCTCTGAGGACAGGAAAGCATTTCCTAAATCGATTGAAACCACAAACTCTCTGAAATTCCAGAAGCACCGTCTGAGAGATTTTCAGTCTGTTGGTTTTATCGTTAGCACATTTTTTGTGATTCGGACCAATCTGGAAATTAGGCTTCATATTTTACAAGCTGATCACGTTGGGCAGACAGGCTCAAGCGTGAGAGTCAGGTGgcacaaaaatatatttcaatgcATTTCATTGCTGTAACCTGTCAAGATGTTTTCCAGCTAACTGTTTCCATGCACATATGGCTTAACTATTGCCTGTAGCTTAGCGTCATACCAGTGTGAAGAGTTTTATTCTAAAGCACTAAATGTCAATTTAAGCCTGTAAGTCATCAGTCAGCATATCATTTAATAACGCAGATGTTTCTATCCACAAAACTCTATAATATTCTTCATGTGGGGGTACTTATGTGAACAGTCATAATGTCATAGCAAGTGCCTGCTTTTTTGAAGCCATGATGTTTAATTTCCATTGTAGAGAAAATCCAAATAACATTATGGGTGGAAAAGTCTGAAGAGATTATCACATGACAAGATGTCTGTGTTTAACGTCAGATCAAAcctacaaaaacaaatgaatggcTGAGAAATTAGGTGTGTAACCAGTAACTCCTACATCTAAATTTAAGCCACATGTTTGCGGCAAAAGAggccttctttccttctttcctcttccttttgACTTCAGTGAGGAACCAGAGATTTAATGGTGCAACTCCGTGTGATGATGTCTCGAATGTATGAGCATCTAGCTGAGAAAGCAGGACCTACCTGAAAGCTGTCCATACTGCCAGAGGAACTGTCTGACTTTCCAAGATCATCATctagaaaaaaagaacaaaacaaaacaagaaataaacGGATGCAGGCCAAAGATGTCGATGATAAAAATAACCCccttgtgtaaaaaaaaccctccttaATCTCTTACTGATATGTAAAGTTCAGAACAATAATTCAGCCGCACAAGAATCAGTTAGGATTGAGTGGGAGATATTACAAGTCTCAATGGCATATTTTAAGAAAGCTCAGAGATCTCCTCAAGcagaattgtttttttctcatgcaCAGTGTGATTAATAAAAGCCGGGGAGTTAGGAAGATTAGTGAAGCATTTTGTGCAGAggcattcatttcattcattcgcTTTCTTCCATGGCTAAGCTTCCTATGAGACAGGAGGTGGGTATTAAAAGTCTGGGTGGTCCAGTATCACATCGCCACAGACTACATGTATATAAAACCAGGAAAAAGTTTAGAAGTGAGGCTCGTGAATGGTGGTGTGAATGAACAGCgtctcatttaaaaacatcctCAGGTAGATACAGTATGCCAGAGTAAATATGCTGATGATGACTGTATGCTGATGAGTGGTTTTACTTGATTCTTAGctgaggacatttttatcttAGGAACTTTGCACTAACTATTGACTTAATACTGAGAAGTTTATTACTAATAAgaatttcatacatttcataTGTCTGCATCAGTTGTCTGGACTGTCTCTGATTCTTTtaagaaggaaaacatttttatttttcataaattttGGCCAATGTGTCTATGTGAAAGTTGCTCTTGTCTGACATTTCAGTCTGCAAAAAGCACTTCATAATTAAATCCTGGATATTTTTACAGGACTTTGAGAAGCATAAACTCCTCAAGAACTTGGCAAATATTTTGAGAGGACACAAAATAATATTCCCTTTCATATTTGTGTTCCTTCAGGTGCACACACCATCATGAATGTCTCCATTCCTCTTCTCCTGCATGGCGATCTCAAAACTACTGTGCAAGATCTTGTTGAGCGTGTTGATCCAATCCTCCATCTCCCCTTCACTGTCCGAAGCCAGCAGGTAGGTGCTCTTGTCCTGCATCTTCAGCTCAAAAGCAAACCTCCTAACCTTGTTGTTCTGCAGGTTAGATAAGAGCACAAAGGAGAGaacaaagggagaaaaaaaacatatgaattTTATAAAAAGGTTATCTAAAATTAGAGAGCCAAGCTCAGAAgagtacaaaacaaaaagtcagaagagagatttttgtttttgaaaagtgggGTCCCATGTTTGCCAAGTATGTTGGTATCTGATATTGAATGATTGATTGACTAAgagtttttaacatttaaataccaAATACTCAACTGTGGACATGGCAGAGCTGAAGGAATGTTTCATCTCACTCTCCAAAGCTAACAGCTAACCACTGCCAGCTCACCAGACGGCAGTTGATGCTTATTTCTATGATTTAAATCATAGCTCGCTTCACTTAAATCTTATCTTCACTATCATCCCTAAGTATTATTCTCTCTGAACCTGCAAAAACATTGagagtttgtaaaaaaaaccaaatgtTTTGAGTCACAAAATACTGAACTAAAAATGACACTATTTAGCTACAAAAATTTTCAAAACGTGAGTCACTGTTTTGGAAAGACGTATAATTTAACTGCTGCACAAAGCAGATGGATGGGGTGAGTTAGGGAGGGACGGAGTATTTCCATCTGCGCAACAAAGCCTCCAGACCTGCCAGGACGGCAGCAGAGACTCTCTGAAGTAAGACGGTGCTGTTGAGGGGAGTCAACAGAAAATGAGCTGGATCCGCAGAGCCGAACAATAACCTCCAAACAGCCAGGAAGAGTGATGTCACGGTCCCATTTGGGCTTTAGCGTTACTCTATTACAGCTCATTCAGTATAACCTATAACTGCTGattcagctgcagtttgtcCATGACACACATCTGCTGCTGTGACCGTGCTGAGGTCAGTCGCTTATATAGCTCAATAAAATGTCCAACAAGTATTTCTTTAGAGGTATAGAGAAGTCATCTCGTTATTGTGAGAAGTTGGTGG
This genomic interval carries:
- the LOC121906631 gene encoding dedicator of cytokinesis protein 9-like isoform X6, producing the protein MATPAHPETRKFTRGLGKPGTAAELRQSVSEVVRTSVLVVKPKVIEPLDYENVLVQRKTQILSDVLRDMLQFPLEDFEISTLRRQGRSLYPTVPENAEREAQSLFVQECIKTYKTDWHVVNYKYEDYSGDFRQLPNKVSRPDKLAVHVFEVDEDVDKDEDTASLGSQKGGITKHGWLYKGNMNSAISVTMRSFKRRYFHLTQLGDGSYNLNFYKDEKISKEPKGTIFLDSCMGVVQNNKVRRFAFELKMQDKSTYLLASDSEGEMEDWINTLNKILHSSFEIAMQEKRNGDIHDDDDLGKSDSSSGSMDSFQSTRDIESRMRNETRLKLFTLDPDTQKLDFSGIEPDVKQFEEKFGKRVMVNCNDLSFNLQSCVAENEEGPTTNVEPFYVTLSLFDIQNGRKISSDFHVDLNHPSVRGMVPSNNSQYINGGGDVHSEGQRLVHGVPETALQYPRQGVFSVTCPHPDIFLVARIEKVLQGGINHCAEPYMKSSDSTKVAQKVLKNAKLACNRLGQYRMPFAWAARPLFKDASGTLDKSARFSALYRQDSNKLSNDDMLKLLADFRKPEKMAKLPVILGNLDVTIDNVAPDLTNCVTSSYIPVKQFDVSEKTNIFFEVEEFVPCIAKCSQPFTIYNNHLYIYPKHLKYDSQKSFAKARNIAVCIEFKDSDEEEAVSLKCIYGRPGGPLFTKNAFAAVLHHQHNPEFYDEFKIELPTQLHEKHHLLFTFYHVSCDSNSKASTKKRDLVEMQVGYAWLPLLKDGRVIINEIQIPVAANLPAGYLSCQEGASKHSGPEVKWVDGGKPLFKVSAHLVSTVYTQDQHLHNFFHHCQSTASAAQVSGGELVKYLKSLHAMESHVMIKFLPTTLNQLFRVLTSVTQEDVAVNVTRVMIHIVAQCHEEGLEHYLRSYVKFVFKTEPYTSSTTRTVHEELAKTMTAILKPSTDFLTSNKLLKYSWYFFEALVKSMAQYLIESCKVRLSRNQRFSASFHHTVETLVNMMMPHITQKYKDNLDAARNANHSLAVFIKRCFNLMDRGFVFKQINNYINSFMPGDPKTLFEFKFEFLRVVCNHEHYVPLNLPMPFGKGRILRFQDLQLDYSLTDDFCKNHFLVGLLLREVSAALQEFREIRQISIQVLKNLMMKHTFDDRYTSKSQQARLATLYLPLFGLLQENVNRLNVKEVSPFTVNHSNN